From one Halothece sp. PCC 7418 genomic stretch:
- the rimI gene encoding ribosomal protein S18-alanine N-acetyltransferase has protein sequence MQLQIQPLTKDKLEETVKLDRACFGGLWTKGAYEREIDSPNSLLLALITPENQLIGIGCFWAIVEEAHITLLGIHPDYRRQGLGELLLCELLIAAVEWPLERATLEVRVSNESAIALYQKLGFQIAGRRKDYYPIPPEDALILWRSHLDEPEFTEMLQNLQQKRSATLLTKR, from the coding sequence TTGCAGCTACAAATTCAACCATTAACCAAAGATAAGTTAGAAGAAACCGTAAAGCTCGATCGCGCTTGCTTTGGCGGACTGTGGACAAAAGGAGCGTATGAACGAGAAATAGATAGTCCCAATAGCCTTCTTCTGGCTTTAATCACTCCTGAAAACCAACTGATTGGAATCGGCTGCTTTTGGGCAATTGTGGAAGAAGCTCATATTACCCTCTTGGGCATTCATCCTGATTATCGCCGACAAGGATTGGGAGAATTATTACTGTGTGAATTATTGATCGCTGCGGTTGAGTGGCCCCTCGAACGGGCAACCTTAGAAGTAAGAGTTTCCAATGAAAGCGCGATCGCGCTGTACCAAAAACTAGGCTTTCAAATTGCAGGACGGAGAAAAGATTATTACCCGATTCCCCCAGAAGATGCCTTGATTTTGTGGCGGTCTCACTTAGATGAACCTGAATTTACAGAAATGTTACAAAACTTACAGCAAAAAAGATCCGCTACCCTCTTGACGAAACGCTAG
- a CDS encoding ATP-dependent Clp protease ATP-binding subunit: protein MFERFTEKAIKVIMLAQEEARRLGHNFVGTEQILLGLIGEGTGVAAKVLKSMGVNLKDARIEVEKIIGRGSGFVAVEIPFTPRAKRVLELSLEEARQLGHNYIGTEHLLLGLIREGEGVAARVLENLGVDLSKVRTQVIRMLGETAEVSSGSSQGRTKTPTLDEFGSNLTQLATDSKLDPVVGRQNEIERVIQILGRRTKNNPVLIGEPGVGKTAIAEGLAQRISNEDVPDILENKRVVTLDIGLLVAGTKYRGEFEERLKKIMDEIRQAGNVILVIDEVHTLIGAGAAEGAIDAANILKPALARGELQCIGATTLDEYRKHIERDAALERRFQPVMVGEPTVEDTVEILFGLRDRYEQHHKLRITDAALDAAAKLSDRYISDRYLPDKAIDLIDEAGSRVRLINSQLPPAAKELDEELRQVLKQKDDAVRSQDFDRAGELRDREMEIKSEIRSLASAKNTETSQDDQVGPVVDVEEIAHIVASWTGVPVSKITETESEKLLHMEGTLHERLIGQEEAVRAVSRAIRRARVGLKNPNRPIASFIFSGPTGVGKTELTKALATYFFGSEEAMIRLDMSEFMERHTVSKLIGSPPGYVGYNEGGQLTEAVRRRPYTVVLFDEIEKAHPDVFNMLLQILEDGRLTDAKGRTVDFKNTLLIMTSNIGSKVIEKGGGGLGFELDEDQAESQYNRIRSLVNEELKQYFRPEFLNRLDEIIVFRQLNREEVKEIAEIMLHEVFSRLTEQEIKLEVTEAFKERLVEEGYSPSYGARPLRRAIMRLLEDILAEEILSGRLSEGDTATVDVVEGDVKVFPQEKKKELLPQGSE from the coding sequence ATGTTTGAACGCTTCACAGAAAAAGCAATTAAGGTGATTATGCTTGCCCAAGAGGAAGCACGTCGCCTCGGTCATAACTTCGTTGGCACAGAACAAATCCTTCTTGGCTTAATCGGAGAAGGAACAGGGGTTGCAGCGAAGGTTCTCAAATCAATGGGAGTCAATCTCAAAGATGCTCGCATTGAAGTGGAAAAAATTATTGGACGCGGTTCAGGCTTTGTTGCCGTTGAAATTCCTTTCACTCCTAGAGCGAAACGAGTTTTAGAGCTTTCTCTTGAAGAAGCACGGCAATTGGGACATAACTATATTGGAACCGAACACCTTCTTCTCGGGTTGATTCGCGAAGGAGAAGGGGTCGCAGCCCGCGTCCTAGAAAACTTAGGGGTTGACCTCTCCAAAGTCCGCACGCAAGTGATTCGGATGTTAGGGGAAACCGCCGAAGTTTCCAGTGGTTCGAGTCAAGGACGGACAAAAACGCCCACCCTCGATGAATTTGGTTCTAATCTCACCCAACTTGCCACCGATAGTAAACTCGATCCCGTGGTCGGTCGTCAAAATGAAATTGAGCGGGTGATCCAAATTCTGGGTCGTCGCACGAAAAACAATCCCGTTTTGATTGGTGAACCTGGGGTGGGTAAAACCGCGATCGCGGAAGGATTAGCCCAGCGCATCTCCAATGAAGATGTTCCCGACATCCTCGAAAACAAACGGGTGGTCACCCTCGATATTGGTTTACTCGTTGCAGGAACAAAATATCGCGGGGAATTTGAAGAGCGTCTGAAAAAAATCATGGACGAAATTCGTCAAGCTGGAAATGTGATCCTAGTCATTGACGAAGTTCATACTTTGATCGGTGCAGGAGCAGCAGAAGGCGCAATTGATGCAGCGAATATCCTCAAACCTGCCTTAGCGCGAGGAGAACTGCAATGTATCGGTGCAACCACTCTCGATGAGTATCGCAAACACATTGAGCGAGATGCAGCGTTAGAACGTCGGTTCCAACCCGTGATGGTGGGAGAACCCACAGTAGAAGATACCGTGGAAATCCTCTTTGGCTTGCGCGATCGCTATGAACAGCACCACAAGCTGAGAATTACTGATGCAGCATTGGATGCAGCAGCAAAACTGTCTGATCGTTACATCAGCGATCGCTATCTTCCCGATAAAGCGATTGACCTGATTGATGAGGCGGGTTCTCGGGTGCGTTTGATTAACTCGCAACTGCCTCCCGCAGCAAAAGAACTGGATGAAGAACTGCGTCAAGTGCTCAAGCAAAAAGATGACGCGGTACGCTCTCAAGACTTTGATCGGGCGGGAGAACTGCGCGATCGCGAGATGGAAATCAAGAGCGAAATCCGTTCTCTTGCCTCTGCGAAAAATACAGAAACCAGCCAAGATGACCAAGTCGGTCCCGTGGTTGATGTGGAAGAAATCGCCCACATCGTCGCCTCTTGGACAGGCGTTCCCGTCAGCAAGATTACCGAAACTGAATCGGAAAAACTGCTGCACATGGAAGGCACCTTGCACGAGCGTCTCATCGGTCAAGAAGAAGCGGTTCGCGCCGTTTCCCGCGCCATCCGTCGCGCCCGTGTTGGTCTGAAAAATCCCAACCGCCCGATCGCGAGCTTTATCTTCTCCGGTCCCACAGGTGTTGGTAAAACTGAGTTGACCAAGGCATTAGCGACCTACTTCTTCGGTTCAGAAGAAGCCATGATTCGCCTCGATATGTCTGAATTCATGGAACGCCATACGGTTTCCAAGCTCATTGGTTCGCCTCCAGGCTACGTGGGCTACAACGAAGGCGGACAACTAACCGAAGCGGTGCGTCGTCGTCCTTATACCGTGGTTCTCTTTGATGAGATTGAAAAAGCCCACCCCGATGTCTTCAATATGCTCCTGCAAATTTTAGAAGACGGTCGTCTAACTGATGCGAAAGGTCGCACGGTCGATTTCAAAAACACCTTGCTCATCATGACCTCCAATATTGGGTCTAAGGTCATCGAAAAAGGTGGTGGCGGACTTGGCTTTGAACTCGACGAAGACCAAGCCGAATCGCAATATAACCGCATTCGTTCCCTCGTTAACGAAGAATTGAAGCAATACTTCCGTCCCGAATTCCTCAACCGTCTTGACGAAATCATCGTCTTCCGTCAACTCAACCGTGAGGAAGTCAAGGAAATTGCCGAAATTATGCTGCACGAAGTCTTCTCGCGTTTGACCGAGCAAGAAATTAAGCTGGAAGTGACCGAGGCGTTCAAAGAGCGATTAGTCGAAGAAGGGTACAGCCCCAGTTATGGTGCGCGTCCGCTTCGCCGAGCGATTATGCGCTTGTTAGAAGATATCCTCGCTGAGGAAATTCTCTCTGGTCGCCTAAGCGAAGGAGATACAGCCACCGTTGATGTGGTGGAAGGGGATGTAAAAGTCTTCCCACAGGAGAAGAAAAAAGAGTTACTTCCTCAAGGATCAGAGTAA
- a CDS encoding TIGR04283 family arsenosugar biosynthesis glycosyltransferase, translating to MTRVSIIIPTLNEATLLQKTLPRLSLLSPTAKEIIIVDGGSEDRTLVVIDEIVSQFFPPSVIQVIKTSRGRAKQLNAGVEIATGDYLCFLHADTYVPYDLVDVISKVLFDPNIACAGFISIMSGCQKTRWGISLHNFLKTYYAPFLFRPWLFFRKGLRVLFGDQVMFCRRKEFLDCGGFDATLPIMEEADLCFRLCHYGRIKQVNRIVESSDRRVAKWGTLKANFIYLMIGSLWGMGVSAHWLKRFYEEVR from the coding sequence ATGACTCGCGTTTCTATTATTATTCCTACCCTTAATGAAGCCACTTTGTTACAAAAGACATTACCGCGTCTGAGTCTTTTATCACCAACTGCAAAAGAAATTATTATTGTTGATGGGGGAAGTGAAGATCGCACCCTGGTTGTTATTGACGAAATTGTATCTCAATTTTTTCCTCCTTCTGTGATTCAAGTGATCAAGACATCTCGTGGACGAGCAAAACAACTGAATGCAGGAGTGGAAATAGCAACTGGAGATTATTTATGTTTTCTCCATGCAGATACGTATGTCCCTTATGATTTAGTGGATGTAATTAGTAAAGTCTTATTTGACCCAAATATTGCTTGTGCTGGCTTTATTTCCATCATGAGTGGTTGTCAAAAAACGCGCTGGGGAATTTCCTTGCATAATTTTCTTAAAACCTATTATGCCCCTTTTTTATTTCGTCCTTGGCTTTTTTTCCGCAAAGGATTACGAGTCTTGTTTGGTGACCAAGTTATGTTTTGTCGTCGCAAAGAGTTTTTAGATTGTGGTGGGTTTGATGCCACACTTCCTATTATGGAAGAAGCAGATTTATGCTTCCGTTTATGCCATTATGGTCGTATTAAGCAAGTTAATCGTATTGTCGAATCTTCTGATCGAAGAGTGGCAAAATGGGGCACCTTAAAAGCTAATTTTATTTATTTAATGATTGGTAGTTTGTGGGGAATGGGAGTTTCAGCGCATTGGTTAAAACGATTTTATGAAGAAGTGCGTTAA
- a CDS encoding DUF547 domain-containing protein yields the protein MIDYSVWDQLLKEYVNSQGEVDYQTWQLQSKQELNGWLDSLASCQLQQLSPEEQFTLLINLYNALVIREILKRYPIPSILPTFLGIPNWLSFFRFFARSVYTLDDQALSLNDIEHKMLRQRWQDPRIHFALVCAARGCPLLRNEAYNPTRIEEQLTRDAERFINNPSKVKYNPDQNMLHLSPIFKWYQKDFFQVSSSLPNYLNQYLSETVQESVSLQYLPYDWHLNEQ from the coding sequence ATGATTGATTATTCAGTTTGGGATCAGTTATTAAAAGAATATGTGAATTCGCAAGGAGAAGTGGATTATCAAACTTGGCAATTACAATCCAAACAAGAACTCAATGGCTGGTTAGATTCTCTTGCTTCTTGTCAGTTGCAACAACTGAGTCCTGAAGAACAGTTTACCCTCCTGATCAACCTTTATAATGCGCTTGTTATTCGCGAAATTCTCAAGCGATATCCGATCCCGTCCATTCTTCCCACTTTTTTGGGGATTCCAAACTGGCTTTCTTTTTTCCGATTTTTTGCGCGATCGGTTTATACTTTAGATGATCAAGCTCTAAGTCTCAATGACATTGAGCATAAAATGCTACGGCAACGCTGGCAAGATCCTCGCATTCATTTTGCCCTTGTTTGTGCTGCTAGAGGATGTCCTTTATTACGCAATGAAGCCTATAATCCCACGCGAATTGAGGAACAATTAACCAGGGATGCAGAACGTTTTATTAATAACCCCAGCAAAGTGAAATATAATCCTGATCAGAATATGTTGCACCTCAGTCCAATTTTTAAGTGGTATCAAAAAGATTTTTTCCAAGTCAGTTCATCCCTTCCTAATTATCTCAATCAATATTTATCAGAGACTGTTCAAGAATCGGTTTCTCTTCAATATTTGCCCTATGATTGGCATTTAAATGAACAGTAA
- a CDS encoding rhodanese-like domain-containing protein, with the protein MVLSSLKFLITPFRSIAWLLLKSKIRRDFPTVKQLQTKTLAHWLEQNESNLQLIDTRNEEEFLVSHLPQAQHIPDVETAKAKLNPQKTIIAYCSVGYRSSRLAQQLQALGYNQVWNLEGSIFQWANEGRPLIHQEQPTQQVHPYSKNWQWLLNQDKVNK; encoded by the coding sequence ATGGTTTTATCTTCGTTGAAATTCCTAATAACTCCTTTTCGGAGTATAGCGTGGCTTTTATTGAAATCTAAAATTCGTCGTGATTTCCCAACTGTCAAACAATTGCAGACAAAAACCTTAGCCCATTGGTTAGAACAAAATGAATCTAACCTTCAGTTAATTGATACTCGCAACGAAGAAGAGTTTTTAGTCAGTCATCTCCCTCAAGCCCAACATATTCCTGATGTAGAAACAGCAAAAGCCAAACTGAATCCCCAAAAAACAATTATCGCTTATTGTTCTGTGGGCTATCGTTCCTCTCGCCTCGCTCAACAGTTGCAGGCTCTAGGATATAATCAAGTTTGGAATCTAGAAGGCTCAATTTTTCAATGGGCAAATGAGGGACGACCTTTAATCCATCAGGAGCAACCCACCCAGCAAGTCCATCCCTATAGTAAAAACTGGCAATGGTTATTGAACCAAGACAAGGTGAACAAATAA
- a CDS encoding LptF/LptG family permease yields MFKLQPITIPVLDRYLSRELILPFFFGVGAFASIGLSVGTVFELVRQVAESGLSIAIALRVFLLRMPEFIVLAFPMSTLLATLMTYGRLSSDSEIIALRSVGVSVYRLVIPALIMSLVVTGMTFAFNESLVPAASYEARITLERALKGEKPAFRQKNILYTDYDDVEQPNGEEREILVRLFYAEQFNGEQMRGLTVIDRTRENISQIINAESATWNPSLNKWDFYNGTSYVIAPDTSYNNVVQFEHKVLNLPKTPLDLTQRSRDYGEMNLAQSLEYLDLVRATSDDDKLKELKVRIQQKVSFPFVCLVFGLVGASLGTKPQQTGRGTSFGISILIIFGYYLLAFISGAIGQVGILSPFMAAWIPNFLGFGIGGWLLFRSAH; encoded by the coding sequence ATGTTTAAGCTTCAACCGATCACGATTCCTGTTTTAGACCGCTATTTAAGTCGAGAACTGATCCTTCCCTTTTTCTTTGGGGTGGGGGCGTTTGCATCCATTGGACTGTCAGTGGGAACCGTGTTTGAGTTAGTGCGACAAGTCGCAGAGTCGGGATTATCGATCGCGATCGCGCTGCGGGTTTTTCTCCTGCGGATGCCAGAATTTATTGTCTTAGCCTTTCCCATGTCCACCTTACTCGCAACGCTAATGACTTATGGTCGTCTGTCTAGCGATAGTGAAATTATCGCCTTGCGTAGTGTCGGGGTGAGTGTGTATCGGTTAGTGATTCCCGCCCTGATCATGAGTTTAGTCGTCACAGGGATGACATTTGCCTTTAATGAGTCTCTTGTTCCCGCAGCGAGTTATGAAGCCAGAATCACCCTTGAACGGGCGTTAAAAGGCGAAAAACCTGCCTTTCGGCAAAAAAATATTCTCTACACCGATTATGATGATGTGGAACAACCCAATGGCGAAGAACGAGAAATCCTTGTCCGCTTGTTTTATGCAGAACAATTTAATGGCGAACAGATGCGGGGATTAACCGTCATCGATCGCACCCGAGAAAACATTAGTCAGATTATTAATGCTGAGTCTGCAACTTGGAATCCGAGTTTAAATAAATGGGATTTTTACAATGGGACGAGTTACGTGATTGCTCCCGATACTTCCTATAATAATGTCGTTCAATTTGAGCATAAAGTTTTAAACTTACCGAAAACGCCTCTGGATTTAACGCAGCGATCGCGCGACTATGGCGAAATGAACTTAGCGCAATCTTTAGAATATTTAGATCTGGTTCGCGCCACCAGCGATGATGATAAACTCAAAGAGTTAAAAGTCCGAATCCAACAAAAAGTCTCTTTTCCTTTCGTTTGTTTAGTCTTTGGGTTAGTCGGGGCTTCTTTAGGCACAAAACCGCAACAAACAGGACGCGGAACCAGCTTCGGGATTAGTATTTTAATTATTTTCGGCTATTACCTACTCGCCTTTATTTCGGGCGCGATCGGACAAGTGGGAATTTTATCTCCCTTTATGGCAGCGTGGATTCCTAACTTTTTAGGCTTTGGAATCGGTGGGTGGTTACTGTTTCGATCCGCCCACTAA
- a CDS encoding DUF1499 domain-containing protein, with translation MASIFSFSGEQPKNLGVNKGSLSPCPQTPNCVSSQSKDVTHKVEPLTYNSSRKEALNKLKTMIEETDHAKIIEATSNYLYAQYTSRIMGFVDDVEFYLDPQENVIHVRSASRVGESDLGVNRRRIESIREQFQA, from the coding sequence ATGGCAAGTATTTTTTCTTTTTCGGGAGAACAACCCAAAAACTTAGGCGTTAACAAGGGGAGTCTATCACCCTGTCCGCAAACCCCCAATTGCGTATCCAGCCAAAGTAAAGATGTGACCCATAAAGTTGAACCGTTAACTTATAATTCTTCCCGAAAAGAAGCCCTGAATAAGCTCAAAACCATGATCGAAGAAACGGATCATGCCAAAATCATAGAAGCAACATCGAATTATTTATATGCTCAATATACGAGTCGGATTATGGGCTTTGTTGACGATGTAGAATTTTATTTAGACCCCCAAGAAAATGTGATTCATGTTCGTTCCGCCTCCCGTGTGGGCGAATCAGATTTAGGGGTCAACCGCCGTCGCATTGAAAGCATTCGCGAACAATTTCAAGCCTAA
- a CDS encoding HEAT repeat domain-containing protein: MYDEDDLTLLDTDADFSEESPLDQMESVEEETVPLDPEEMLPLLTSEEPTQRMLAARAFCQLEDDRAVPALIVLLKDVCPLVRVSAAYALGRNPHSEAVVPLIDQLATDWNGYVRKGLVWALGNSRDRRSIPPLLHALATDISAVRLWAASALTHVGKLNYEDIIPAIPPIIEGLRKDSIPAVRSNCAWTLGQLCAELPSNVVYATAVDALIETYVEDEDFGVKEDAKASLLKLGDPRGLQMIEEIEEQGLI, from the coding sequence ATGTATGACGAAGATGACCTCACCCTACTAGATACAGACGCTGACTTCTCAGAAGAAAGCCCTTTGGATCAAATGGAGTCGGTAGAAGAAGAAACCGTCCCTCTTGATCCAGAGGAAATGCTGCCTTTGTTAACGTCTGAAGAACCAACGCAACGGATGCTTGCTGCCCGTGCGTTTTGCCAGTTAGAAGACGATCGCGCCGTTCCCGCTTTAATCGTGCTTCTCAAGGATGTTTGCCCCTTAGTGCGTGTCAGTGCTGCCTATGCCTTAGGGCGAAACCCTCATTCTGAGGCTGTTGTTCCTCTCATTGACCAGTTGGCAACAGACTGGAATGGCTATGTACGCAAGGGCTTAGTGTGGGCTTTGGGAAACTCGCGCGATCGACGTTCCATTCCTCCGCTTCTCCATGCTCTAGCAACGGATATCTCCGCCGTGCGCCTGTGGGCAGCGAGCGCCCTCACTCATGTGGGAAAACTCAATTACGAAGATATTATTCCCGCAATTCCCCCCATTATCGAAGGCTTACGGAAAGATAGTATTCCTGCGGTGCGGAGTAATTGTGCATGGACTTTAGGACAACTTTGCGCGGAGTTGCCCTCCAATGTCGTCTATGCCACGGCTGTAGATGCCTTAATTGAAACCTATGTGGAAGATGAAGATTTTGGCGTGAAAGAAGACGCGAAAGCCTCCCTTTTGAAACTCGGTGATCCTCGCGGTTTGCAGATGATTGAGGAGATTGAAGAACAAGGGTTGATTTAG
- the pcrA gene encoding DNA helicase PcrA, giving the protein MPVETDFLASLNASQRQAVQHFCGPLLVVAGAGSGKTRALTYRIAHLILNHRVNPENILAVTFTNKAAKEMKERIELIFAQRLAQEREGQRLELLPEHQQVKLRSRVYKDITKHLWIGTFHSLFARILRDDINKYQDPKGCQWTKNFTIYDESDAQSLVKNIVTKQLNLDDKKFNPRYLRYGISNAKNQGLYPEDVLIQQPNYKGRVLSEVYQEYQSQLAANNALDFDDLILIPSRLFSQNESVLGYWHQQFQHILVDEYQDTNRIQYQLINLLATNGEPNKQQINWENRSIFVVGDADQSIYSFRMADFTILLEFQEDFGDGLPDDDTRTMVKLEENYRSRENILEAANNLIENNSERIDKILKPTRGYGEQIYCYKAENEIEEARFIRNQLLNLTRENPELGWGSFAILYRTNAQSRVLEEALRADIPYHIVGGLKFYDRKEIKDALAYLRLLTNPNDTVSLLRIINTPRRGIGQKTLDQLISASQELNVPLWEIISDETSVNTLAGRAAKNVNEFAQLIQSYQANVEQLPAAELLDGLLDASKYRQDLQNQGTEEAENRLENLKELDSAMMQFAEENEDSSLEGFLANASLASDLDNLNEGEEKVSLMTLHSAKGLEFPVVFLVGLEQGLFPNRRTLDDPAALEEERRLCYVGITRAQEQLFLSYAQERRLWGYREPAIPSQFLGELPDELVSHSSPPIKARRQQQPKAQQGKQTKQPKPASHAWQVGDRVFHETFGEGEITHVLGSGKKTNLAIQFSGLGRKIIDPKIAPLQPL; this is encoded by the coding sequence ATGCCCGTAGAAACCGATTTTCTAGCATCGCTGAATGCGTCTCAACGACAAGCCGTTCAACATTTTTGTGGCCCCTTATTAGTGGTTGCGGGAGCAGGATCTGGAAAAACACGGGCTTTGACTTATCGGATTGCCCATTTAATTTTAAATCATCGCGTTAATCCCGAAAATATTTTGGCGGTTACCTTTACCAATAAAGCAGCCAAAGAAATGAAAGAGCGGATTGAGCTTATTTTTGCACAACGGTTAGCTCAAGAAAGGGAAGGACAACGCTTAGAATTACTCCCTGAACATCAACAAGTCAAGCTACGATCGCGCGTCTATAAAGATATTACCAAACATCTCTGGATTGGAACATTTCACAGTCTTTTTGCTCGCATTTTACGGGATGACATCAATAAGTATCAAGACCCGAAAGGATGTCAGTGGACAAAAAACTTCACGATTTATGATGAGTCAGATGCACAAAGTTTAGTCAAAAATATTGTGACGAAACAACTGAATTTAGACGATAAAAAATTTAATCCTCGTTACTTACGTTATGGCATTAGTAACGCCAAAAACCAAGGACTTTATCCCGAAGATGTCCTCATTCAACAACCCAATTATAAAGGACGAGTGTTGTCAGAAGTCTATCAAGAATATCAATCGCAACTCGCTGCGAATAATGCTCTTGACTTTGATGATTTAATCCTAATTCCCAGTCGTCTTTTCTCTCAAAACGAATCAGTTTTAGGCTATTGGCATCAACAATTCCAACATATTTTAGTCGATGAATATCAAGATACCAACCGCATTCAATACCAACTGATTAATCTCTTAGCAACGAATGGCGAACCTAATAAACAACAAATTAACTGGGAGAATCGCTCAATTTTTGTGGTTGGGGATGCCGATCAATCCATTTACTCTTTCCGCATGGCAGACTTTACCATCTTATTAGAATTTCAAGAAGATTTTGGAGATGGTTTACCTGATGATGACACGCGGACGATGGTGAAATTAGAAGAAAACTATCGATCGCGCGAAAATATCTTAGAAGCTGCAAATAATCTCATCGAAAATAATAGTGAACGCATTGATAAAATCCTCAAACCAACACGAGGATATGGCGAGCAAATTTATTGCTATAAAGCGGAAAACGAAATCGAAGAAGCCCGTTTTATTCGCAATCAACTCCTGAATTTAACCCGAGAAAACCCAGAATTAGGATGGGGAAGTTTTGCGATTTTATATCGAACGAATGCCCAATCCCGAGTCTTAGAAGAAGCCCTTCGCGCTGATATTCCCTATCATATTGTCGGGGGACTCAAGTTCTATGATCGCAAAGAAATTAAAGACGCACTCGCCTATTTACGACTGCTAACCAATCCCAATGATACCGTTAGCTTACTCCGTATTATTAACACACCACGGCGCGGAATCGGACAAAAAACCCTCGATCAACTGATTAGTGCATCCCAAGAATTAAATGTTCCCTTATGGGAGATTATTAGCGATGAAACCTCTGTTAATACTTTAGCGGGACGCGCTGCAAAAAACGTTAATGAATTTGCACAATTGATTCAATCTTATCAAGCCAATGTTGAACAACTCCCCGCAGCAGAACTTTTAGATGGGCTTTTAGATGCGTCTAAATATCGACAAGATTTACAAAACCAAGGAACAGAAGAAGCAGAAAACCGACTGGAAAACTTAAAAGAATTAGACAGTGCGATGATGCAGTTTGCAGAGGAAAACGAGGATAGTAGTTTAGAAGGCTTCCTCGCCAATGCGTCTCTCGCGTCTGATTTAGACAACTTAAATGAAGGAGAGGAAAAAGTATCTTTAATGACCCTCCATTCTGCAAAAGGGTTAGAATTTCCAGTCGTTTTTCTGGTGGGATTAGAACAAGGCTTATTCCCCAACCGACGCACCTTAGATGATCCCGCAGCCTTAGAAGAAGAACGACGGCTCTGTTACGTGGGCATTACCCGCGCCCAAGAACAGTTATTCTTATCTTACGCCCAAGAACGTCGTTTGTGGGGATATCGGGAACCGGCTATTCCCTCCCAGTTTCTTGGCGAACTTCCTGATGAGTTGGTGAGTCATAGTTCTCCCCCCATTAAAGCCCGTCGTCAACAGCAACCGAAGGCACAACAGGGGAAACAGACAAAACAACCAAAACCCGCTTCTCATGCTTGGCAAGTGGGCGATCGCGTTTTTCATGAGACCTTTGGTGAAGGGGAGATCACCCATGTTCTCGGGAGTGGGAAGAAAACCAATCTCGCGATTCAGTTTTCTGGTTTAGGACGAAAAATTATTGATCCCAAAATTGCCCCATTACAACCCCTTTAA